From a single Nostoc sp. MS1 genomic region:
- a CDS encoding glycosyltransferase family 4 protein, with protein sequence MERKLGFLAAAPRISTRPDAEMSGPRSRVLGIIKGFKTLGWNVETFIVGDRVSQKWSARGSGEAISKGFLRTLIVDFMRIGLGLMNSWRSYQELKNQVDWVYEYAATLQCLGWIFQRQGIPWILQAEALLFYEAKAERKALVLDGLAKWIEIKAYQKCDVLACVSETLKEILVRDYGVAREKIVLVPNGVDVDFINPDLHLEKRLFSDFTVGFIGSLYAWAGLDFLLTAIAELRREGLDISLVIVGDGAMEAEWKKQSQELGIESHVAFLGRVPWQDIPQYIAGFDVGYSGQVQLQMGKMYLSPMKLYEYMAMAKPVIASAFEDAQRLISDRQTGFLFNSGDVNDLKSTLSEAYEKRAALPEMGRLARMEIVKNHSWTARVEHLIAGAEKILEKQRSANLGGMRSHIH encoded by the coding sequence ATGGAGCGCAAACTTGGTTTCTTAGCAGCCGCACCCCGAATTTCCACCCGTCCCGACGCAGAAATGTCTGGGCCTCGTTCCCGTGTTTTAGGAATTATCAAAGGTTTTAAAACCTTGGGTTGGAATGTAGAAACATTTATCGTAGGGGATAGAGTTTCGCAAAAATGGTCGGCGCGTGGTTCTGGAGAAGCCATTAGCAAAGGATTTCTCCGCACCTTGATAGTAGATTTTATGCGGATTGGTCTAGGGTTGATGAACTCTTGGCGAAGTTACCAAGAATTGAAAAATCAAGTGGATTGGGTGTATGAATATGCCGCAACTTTACAATGTTTAGGCTGGATATTTCAGCGTCAAGGTATACCTTGGATTTTACAAGCTGAAGCTTTACTTTTTTATGAAGCAAAGGCGGAAAGGAAAGCTTTGGTATTAGATGGTTTAGCTAAATGGATAGAAATTAAAGCATATCAAAAATGTGATGTTTTGGCTTGTGTAAGTGAAACTTTAAAAGAAATTTTAGTGCGAGATTATGGAGTTGCTAGAGAAAAAATAGTTTTAGTTCCGAATGGTGTGGATGTTGATTTTATTAATCCTGATTTGCATTTAGAAAAAAGATTATTTTCTGATTTTACTGTAGGTTTTATTGGTAGTTTATATGCTTGGGCTGGGTTGGATTTTTTATTAACAGCGATAGCCGAACTACGTAGGGAAGGTTTAGATATCTCCTTGGTAATAGTTGGTGATGGAGCAATGGAGGCGGAATGGAAGAAGCAGAGTCAAGAATTAGGTATTGAGTCTCATGTAGCTTTTTTGGGTAGAGTTCCTTGGCAAGATATTCCTCAATATATTGCTGGATTTGATGTTGGTTACTCTGGTCAGGTGCAATTACAAATGGGCAAGATGTATCTCTCGCCTATGAAACTGTATGAATACATGGCAATGGCAAAGCCAGTTATAGCCTCAGCTTTTGAAGATGCTCAGAGGTTAATTAGCGATCGCCAAACAGGTTTTCTCTTTAATTCAGGTGATGTAAATGATTTAAAAAGTACTTTATCGGAAGCTTATGAAAAAAGAGCAGCACTCCCAGAAATGGGGCGATTAGCTCGGATGGAGATAGTCAAAAATCACAGTTGGACTGCTAGGGTAGAA